ATCTAATTCAACATCACAACTTTCTTCAAAAGATACCTTAAGACTATAggtatcaaaatttttttcacatTGGTAGATAGCACTAAATTTTCcctgttttaataatttttttactgtAACAGTAGTAGAATCAACTCCTTCTACAATTTTTCCTATAACAAATGGTATATTTACCATTGATTTTCAATTTGGacatataattaatttattaataaaaaaaaatatatatatataaatattttattacaaattttcattattatatgaGATCAAAAGTATTTGAAATGTGAATATTAGTtcttgttttttaaattcaaaaaaataaaatatatgaatattatgccaaattataaaaaataaaaaaaaaatgatttatcataataagtttttttttattattatcttttacaaattaagacaaaaattattatttacattttgttaaagtattttataatatttatagataaatgttactttttaaaaatgtttattattttaaaaatttcttagtTTGAGTAATACTTGTTTCTTACAGTATCGCATAGATTTTTTCTATCTTCTATTTgtgattttaatttttgatattgcACTAAAGGGagattttcataaaattttgcATTTATTGGAATGTACTTCTGAAAATATGTTCTATTATACAAATACTCAGCCCAGCATGTTAAACCCCCAAAATCTGTCTCTGccttaaatttatttacaaaaaaatggggaagtttttttatagttgataaagtttttatgGTTTGGAGGCAAATCCAGTGTCGtgtttcatttttatcacaATTTGTCTCATTATACCATTTAGTATACCTAGTCATGTAAGTAtcatgataaatattatctttcTCAAAACATTCTGAATCAATACCACCAGgaatatctaaaaatttgttaGATAATAAACTTTGAAAACTCATTTCATCATTGGCATAAAGtttcatattatttaattgatttaaaaatgttgttatatttaaaacatttactAAATAATCAACAGTTTTTTTTGGGTAAGCTATTTCAACAAATcctttttgaaattttatctCAGATgctaatatttctttatctaaatttcttttatcatctataaaatattaaataattattttattaataaatattattaccttttttaaaaatatttaaatgatctAGTGTCCAATTTAAACTTAAATCTATTCTTCCATTAAGATATGGTTTTGGATCATCATAATCTATATCAATAGTTccattgtatatttttaaaatttctatcaTTTCTCTATTAGTTTTTAGGGGCATATCAtcattctaaaaatatttatattaattataattatattaaaaaatttacatttaataCTATTAGATATTTGTAACTTTTAGAATTTAAGTATTTCATACATCTAAAATTTGCATGATTTATATCATTTCCATTTGAATCCATATTATATTGATTActaattatataaacatttttgaaACAATTTGACAAAgcaaatattttactatgAAAATCACCACTTTGTTTTTTgtcaataataaaacaataatgaTTTTGAGGAGCATATGATAATAGAAATTGATATTCTAATGTTAGATAAtcctaaaaatatttttaatttgttaatttatttttatatataatcataCCGTATAAATAGTTCTCACGTATGCCAAAGGAAAATCAGCTTCTTCTTGAGATAATGGTTTATCAGGATAATATCCTcttcttttaatatcatGACATGATGTTGGGAATGTATTTTGTAAGTTTTTAagttttcttaaattttttgcttcatttttaatatatatatcatcttcatttaatatggcataacaattaatatttgaaacAATTGGATGTTTCCATAATAAAggaatttctttattaactACAGGAgagtaatataatatatcttgAATTGATACATcatatatcttattttttaattcttcattTATTTGTGTTAATTGATATTGATAATCATAGTAAATAAATTGTCCAATGAGAAAGGCAAACAATATTAGATTTAAGGCTATGCTTAAATGAATaggaaataatttaaaacgtttaattattgtaaaattttttccttttaatatattacctttattaaatgaatttttataattactaTTAGAATCATAAATTGatgtatcttttttaatgtacattaaataaattatttttttaaaccaaatatttctaaaaaataatactactaaaaaaattaaataaatatttcaatatattttaaaattacagtttttatatgaatataaatgttacaattttacaaaaaaaaattcaacaaaaagataacaaactttaaaaaaaaaataggtaaatgaaatacatatatatttttaatttttaaaaaaaaaatagtattttattatataaaataaaattttaatattaattttagatgttttaaagaaaaataaaatagttaaaatattacaaatattgAAAGAATTATGACCATTCATACTTattcttaaataataaagattgAAAAAACTAGAATTATGATTAATTTAATTCTTAACATAATATGCATTcatgtaaataatttaataatcagtataattttttatccaAGTACTATATAATCGCTTTCTTAAATTTctcatatttattatatataataaacattctattgtaaaaagtataaatggattttaatatattataacaacaaatacaacaataataataaaaagctaatgtaaatacaaaaatatatctacaagaatattttaaataataagacattaacatttttgatttaaatgttaaaaagttaacaaaaatttttaatgacataagtatcttttatattacttttaaataaaaacctAAATAACCATTTTAATCATTCAgctttattttgttataatccTAActtatataatctttttttaggtaaaacaaaaaagaaatatatatatatatatagaaagtAGTAGTAGAATATTTTCTAGAAATTTTTagtatcatttaaaaaaaaaaaaaaagagatagtttaatcatatattaaatttacaattttattttattatatatattatttactataattataattaaggatttgaataaatatttttaaaatctttatttttttatttctttaaaaaaaaatattatgccagaataaatataaaaatattttattaataaaattgtaaataaagaTTTAACTTAATATCTCTTTGAATATGTAAATTCATCATTGAGATTTTTTgtggtaaattttttaatattatttgaagaTACAGTCATTTGAGATCTTTTAGCTAAAGTAGGTGGAATATTATAGTCACTTGTTTCAACAGCTCTACAATTATAAAATCCTTTTGTAAGATTATAACCATGTCGTAAacgataaaataaatttagaagGCTTAAAGTTAcgattattaaaagtattactaataacaacattattaatatcagAAACGTTAGTAATGTTTTATGTAAGCACCATGAGGAAGACTCCGACGATTctgaattaaattttacaaatgtCGGTGGGTATATGGTTGTTGTTTGTTTCagatattttgtaaaaaattcattattatcaaaaaatggtttattttcttttgttataatttctGGATCTGAAATTATTACTGGATCTGTTGTTACATCAATAAGCTTTTTCTCTATCACAGTAGCATTttcaaatgttttattataattatttttattattcttaaaaatacttAGATTTCTTTTCACTCTATTTAATGTCTCGAAAATGTGCTCCGACTTTGGTCGTATTCTTGTTATTTTAGGTTTATCTATCAAATCCATATCATTATCCTCAGCTGtagtattattttcttttatctcttcattattatttaaagctatcatatttattttctgcCTTTTAAATGGATTTGTTAAAAAGTGTTTGAATGTTTTTACATCATGAACAGAtcttacaattttatttactgCATCTTTCATTAATGGTGGAATAACtgtattattgataatattttttattatccctttatttacattttcaaTGATTTCACTTTTAGAAGATGAAGGTATTTCATCTGCAGTAAATGTTCCTATAACTTTATCTGGATCAATACTTGGATTAATAAAAGCATTTGGTACAAAATCATGTCTTGATATAATTGGACAATTTGGTGGctataaaaaatcatttttatattatatttctttttcttaaatttacCGTTATACCTAAACATTCATTTTCTCGAATATTACAAACTTGTATTtgacatttaaaatatatttgagaACGATCAGGAAATTTATATGCCCAAACAGGAACAAAAgctaattttaaattatcagaATATGTTATTTGTCCCTGAATGACTGGAGAAAATATTGGACATCCTCGACTATCAACAACCTGTACAGCTGCAGAACCACCATCACCaacaaaacaattttttacaaGAATTCCATATTCAgctataaaataattattaaaaataaataaataatattatatttactaaCGATTATCACATTCCCATCGATGAACTAATTGATCTCCAATTCTGGCAAATTTTACCGGTTGCCCATCAACAGTACTCATTCTTACAGAATATGCACAATTAGGTATATGTGTAGATGCTTGTtctaaattttctatttgaATAGTTCCAATATCTATAACTGAACGAACTTCAGTATCAGCCTGAGCATAAAAACATCTAACATTATATGCTTTATCTACAACAGTTACAAATTGTGGATGAAATGTAGTAACAAAtactaatatataattaattccATGTGGTTGTAATTGTTTAACACGTTTCATTCCACAATCACCAATACGAACAACGAATGTGGCTGAATTTTCagaattttgaaaatattcaTGTCTACAAGTTTCTAAACCATATTGTcctttaatatatatatttcctctaaatatattttttgtctTTATACTAAATATAATTGAGTTATCTGTACATTGTATTAATGGAACACCAATAATTTGATTATCAAtactaatattttcaataaatacaataaaaatagaaaaaataaataaataataaatatttactacTATATTCATTTCACATTAAAACTTTCTCTAATAAtaacaacaaataaattttgataaataattttagtatattttttaacacaaCCTAATTATGACCtaataaatctttaaattacctcatttattaatgataaatgtttaaataaattaaaatgaaagaGAGTTAAACAATGATTAACcgaattatatatattactgacccaaacataaaataataatagtaatggATGAAATGAAAATCCCTATTAAAAGATTAGCTttaattttaagttttttaatggattgtaatatatttattagatgaaaatatatcatattaCATTGCTTTACTCTCCATAACAATGTATTTATTTCAtctatttattatcttttaattatccattaatatttgttattttaataaaaattaataaccGAAAATAAgttgttatataattttatttgtaaataatatatctttcctaaaataaaaaatatacttatataaaaaaaaaaacagaatATCAATGTTCAATCTTTTTCTCTAATAATGGGAATTTATAACATGACTTTGCAAAATTACTAACAGTTGCtggaaaataattaattgcTGTAAATATCCCATCAAcagttttattatattcatcCCGTGCCCCATCTTTCATGGTTACTagctaaaaaaatatttgtcaagataaataaaaaaaataaataaacacaCCTGTTTTTGTATTCCAAGTGTTCCTGGGACAATTTCAGTTACTAATTGTTGGAACTTTTCTTCAGTTTCTTTTGAATTTGTAGAGAAGGCATTTGTATCacatataacttttatagtAAAACCCACTAATGCGATTCTTGCTGTActtctaaaatattaaaaatattacttatattaaaatatatatcttaagaataattttaacttactttactaaaaattttgtcaGAGTCATATCAACAATTAGATTAAATGAAAatcaaatgttttttatataaccACTGGTATTTGGTAATCTATTTCTTCTTTTGATACAAAATATTCGTTATAAGACATCTATAGGAATTTGAGGATAAGTTGTAACGGCATTTCAAACTTTTAGATTAATGCGACTTTCCAAATCAcaacatattttaaactttgaTTTAAGATTtgtattcattttttttttctttttggatattgaaaattttattggtttatatataataaataatattacaatgCATTACAGTAAAGCAACTATTActtgaaaaaaatgtttttaatatttttgatttcttttttaattttcactAATTTTGatcatttaaattacttgttattaataaaaaaaaagagtaaatggttgattttatttttcaatcaTAACCttgaaatatcatttaattaactttattatgttttatttaacaatttatatcAATGTAAATggtactaaaataaaaattttttaacatttttattagttatttttattttatatacatatatataaaaattagtatttttatttttataaatttatccaTTTCTTATAGTTTATCCGTACCAActgttttatcatttaatttaatcaACATCAAAGAatcaattataatattttattaaaataaataaaagcaAAGTTTTgcatttattagaaataaagtaaagtgatatgtaaatttttctaatttcttttagtttggtaaatttacttttaaaagttgcacttttaaaacaattcTAGACATATAGTAATgtatgtttatataaaagatattaaaatcttttttttttattaatgtttatataattttgttgtaACTGTAGGCAATctttaattgtttattttattttttttctttttgtttaacattatagtagttgttttttttatgatatatctttttttatatatttatttaactgatttttaaatttaggatttttaaaaatggcTGATAAGCCATTGTCTAAAACTTCAAATAATGCAATTAAGATGAAACCACGTGTTGGTTTATCAAGTGGTGTTGCTATTATTATTGGAATAATAGTTGGATCAGGGATTTTTGTATCTCCTAAAGGAGTCTTAGTAGATTCTGGTTCTGTTGGGCTTTCTCTTTTAATTTGGTTATTATGTGG
This Strongyloides ratti genome assembly S_ratti_ED321, chromosome : 2 DNA region includes the following protein-coding sequences:
- a CDS encoding Glycosyl transferase, family 14-containing protein, which translates into the protein MYIKKDTSIYDSNSNYKNSFNKGNILKGKNFTIIKRFKLFPIHLSIALNLILFAFLIGQFIYYDYQYQLTQINEELKNKIYDVSIQDILYYSPVVNKEIPLLWKHPIVSNINCYAILNEDDIYIKNEAKNLRKLKNLQNTFPTSCHDIKRRGYYPDKPLSQEEADFPLAYVRTIYTDYLTLEYQFLLSYAPQNHYCFIIDKKQSGDFHSKIFALSNCFKNVYIISNQYNMDSNGNDINHANFRCMKYLNSKSYKYLIVLNNDDMPLKTNREMIEILKIYNGTIDIDYDDPKPYLNGRIDLSLNWTLDHLNIFKKDDKRNLDKEILASEIKFQKGFVEIAYPKKTVDYLVNVLNITTFLNQLNNMKLYANDEMSFQSLLSNKFLDIPGGIDSECFEKDNIYHDTYMTRYTKWYNETNCDKNETRHWICLQTIKTLSTIKKLPHFFVNKFKAETDFGGLTCWAEYLYNRTYFQKYIPINAKFYENLPLVQYQKLKSQIEDRKNLCDTVRNKYYSN
- a CDS encoding Zona pellucida domain-containing protein, which gives rise to MNIVVNIYYLFIFSIFIVFIENISIDNQIIGVPLIQCTDNSIIFSIKTKNIFRGNIYIKGQYGLETCRHEYFQNSENSATFVVRIGDCGMKRVKQLQPHGINYILVFVTTFHPQFVTVVDKAYNVRCFYAQADTEVRSVIDIGTIQIENLEQASTHIPNCAYSVRMSTVDGQPVKFARIGDQLVHRWECDNPEYGILVKNCFVGDGGSAAVQVVDSRGCPIFSPVIQGQITYSDNLKLAFVPVWAYKFPDRSQIYFKCQIQVCNIRENECLGITPPNCPIISRHDFVPNAFINPSIDPDKVIGTFTADEIPSSSKSEIIENVNKGIIKNIINNTVIPPLMKDAVNKIVRSVHDVKTFKHFLTNPFKRQKINMIALNNNEEIKENNTTAEDNDMDLIDKPKITRIRPKSEHIFETLNRVKRNLSIFKNNKNNYNKTFENATVIEKKLIDVTTDPVIISDPEIITKENKPFFDNNEFFTKYLKQTTTIYPPTFVKFNSESSESSSWCLHKTLLTFLILIMLLLVILLIIVTLSLLNLFYRLRHGYNLTKGFYNCRAVETSDYNIPPTLAKRSQMTVSSNNIKKFTTKNLNDEFTYSKRY